One genomic segment of Paenibacillus durus includes these proteins:
- a CDS encoding alpha/beta fold hydrolase, producing the protein MHYYIETEPGVKLFVEDIGSGIPVVLVHGWPLNHEMYEYQVTHLPKYGYRCISIDLRGFGQSDRPWEGYTYDRMADDIRAVLDTLRLTGVRLAGFSMGGAIALHYAARHQGFRLSQLLLLAAAAPKLAQGEGYPYGMPVSAFNQLIAGTYADRPQTVASFGERFFAKPVSPAFRDWFQSMNLTASNHGTAEGARMLRDEDLRADLPRVQVPTTIFHGLLDQICPYELARLMHQGIRGSQLLTFEQSGHAVFYDELELFNQRLLQVLGGR; encoded by the coding sequence GTGCATTATTATATTGAAACGGAACCGGGCGTTAAGCTGTTTGTAGAGGACATCGGAAGCGGTATACCGGTCGTCTTGGTGCATGGCTGGCCGCTGAATCATGAAATGTACGAATACCAGGTGACGCATCTGCCCAAATACGGCTATCGCTGCATTTCGATTGATCTTCGCGGCTTCGGTCAATCCGACCGGCCCTGGGAAGGATACACCTATGACCGGATGGCCGACGATATCCGGGCGGTGCTGGATACTCTGCGGCTTACAGGCGTCCGGCTGGCCGGCTTCTCCATGGGCGGCGCCATCGCCTTACACTATGCAGCCCGGCACCAGGGTTTCCGCCTTTCGCAGCTGCTTCTGCTGGCTGCCGCAGCTCCCAAGCTCGCCCAAGGAGAAGGTTATCCGTACGGGATGCCTGTATCGGCCTTCAATCAACTGATCGCCGGAACTTATGCCGACCGTCCGCAGACGGTTGCCTCCTTTGGAGAGAGGTTTTTTGCCAAGCCGGTGTCACCCGCCTTTCGCGATTGGTTCCAATCGATGAACCTAACTGCCTCCAATCACGGAACCGCCGAAGGCGCGCGGATGCTGCGGGACGAGGATCTGCGCGCCGATCTCCCCCGGGTTCAGGTACCCACCACGATTTTTCACGGCCTTCTCGACCAGATTTGTCCCTACGAGTTGGCCCGCCTGATGCATCAGGGGATTCGGGGCTCGCAGCTGCTGACCTTTGAACAAAGCGGGCATGCCGTTTTCTATGACGAACTGGAGCTGTTCAATCAGCGGCTGCTCCAGGTTCTGGGAGGAAGATAG
- a CDS encoding helix-turn-helix domain-containing protein encodes MAEENKVRGAVEKVYYLSQGGEDATPSDTTEKSAGEHMALFQKFVSSLAGDFSVYLQQENYDLKKDGVSMRQVQLHLTDDEYAQLLAEMRQSMQKYAGNEAGSGRRRRMISTIVIPGALSGSSEGVNEEEGEEEH; translated from the coding sequence GTGGCCGAAGAGAACAAGGTGCGCGGCGCGGTAGAGAAAGTATACTACTTGTCCCAGGGGGGTGAAGACGCCACGCCCTCCGATACGACGGAGAAATCGGCAGGCGAGCACATGGCGCTTTTTCAGAAATTCGTCTCGTCGCTTGCCGGCGACTTCAGCGTTTATTTACAGCAAGAGAACTATGACTTGAAAAAGGACGGCGTCTCCATGCGCCAGGTTCAGCTTCATTTGACTGATGACGAATATGCGCAGCTTTTGGCGGAAATGAGACAGTCCATGCAGAAATATGCCGGGAACGAAGCCGGAAGCGGACGCAGGCGGCGGATGATCTCCACCATCGTAATTCCGGGGGCGCTCTCCGGTTCATCCGAAGGTGTAAACGAAGAGGAGGGGGAGGAAGAGCACTGA
- a CDS encoding DUF6492 family protein, giving the protein MSQALEGPAIDVLIPAIEKDLATLPHVVDAVRKHVKHPIRSIMVVAPRKPRILDFCRRKGCTFVDENTVLPITKKDIHYRSRTWERSGWLFQQLLKLGGDKLCTADYFLVIDADTVLITPHRFRLSGKTVFYCRNWSQPEYFVTYRKLMGKKAVRPSSFVTHYMLFERSRLARMKREIEARHGTSWYSAILRSINRSRQFGFSEFETYGNYLYAKDPGGMVLKKARNKSLNMSGSQISTATAQKYARTYRSLSFHKRKGYVRTPK; this is encoded by the coding sequence ATGTCCCAAGCCCTTGAAGGACCTGCCATAGATGTGCTGATTCCGGCAATTGAGAAGGATCTGGCCACTCTGCCGCATGTGGTTGACGCTGTAAGGAAGCATGTTAAGCATCCGATCCGCAGTATTATGGTCGTTGCCCCCCGCAAGCCGCGTATCCTCGATTTTTGCCGCAGGAAAGGCTGTACCTTCGTTGATGAAAATACGGTGCTGCCTATCACCAAGAAGGATATTCACTACCGCTCGCGCACCTGGGAGCGCTCGGGCTGGCTGTTTCAGCAGCTGCTGAAGCTGGGCGGCGACAAGCTGTGCACGGCGGATTATTTTTTGGTCATTGACGCCGATACGGTTCTGATCACGCCGCACCGGTTCCGTTTAAGCGGCAAGACAGTGTTCTACTGCCGGAACTGGAGCCAGCCGGAATATTTTGTGACCTACCGGAAGCTGATGGGCAAGAAGGCAGTCCGCCCGTCCTCTTTTGTAACCCATTACATGCTGTTTGAACGCAGCCGGCTTGCCCGCATGAAACGGGAAATCGAGGCCAGACACGGGACTTCATGGTATTCCGCCATCCTGCGCAGCATCAACCGCTCCCGGCAGTTTGGGTTCTCCGAGTTCGAAACCTACGGCAACTATCTGTATGCTAAGGACCCCGGAGGGATGGTTCTAAAGAAAGCCCGCAACAAAAGCCTGAATATGAGCGGCTCGCAAATCTCCACGGCCACGGCCCAAAAGTACGCCCGGACCTATCGGTCACTTTCTTTTCACAAGCGAAAAGGTTACGTTCGGACGCCGAAATGA
- a CDS encoding LacI family DNA-binding transcriptional regulator, with protein MVRATIGDVAARAGVSKSTVSQYLNKRYQHMGVETRAKIAEAIEALDYQPNVLARGLKQKRTSTVGVIVANIMHRLSTEICRGIEDYCQEQDINVILCNSDEDGEKEKKYAEMLQAKQVDGMILLPTGKNASLYKKLSRHGQHILFMDRRVESVKADTIVVNNRESVYEAVSHLKERGHRRIALATAPLTISTRLERTEGFRKAMDDFGLTYGSSSIINAEISALRGRFGKLFDGPEPPTALIAGNDLVLLEALAFVKERNLRVPEDLALVAFDNIPFAHLLTPTLTTINQPSLEMGRKAAERIISRIRSEEDLPPAEYVFKCELAVRQSSEMKRVTD; from the coding sequence TTGGTCAGAGCGACAATCGGGGACGTGGCTGCAAGGGCCGGTGTATCCAAAAGCACGGTATCCCAATATTTGAATAAACGGTATCAGCATATGGGGGTGGAAACCCGCGCCAAGATCGCAGAGGCCATTGAAGCGTTGGATTACCAGCCGAATGTGCTCGCAAGGGGACTGAAGCAGAAGCGGACTTCAACGGTTGGCGTCATTGTGGCGAATATCATGCACAGGCTCTCCACCGAAATTTGCCGGGGCATCGAGGATTACTGCCAGGAGCAGGACATCAATGTCATTTTGTGCAACAGCGACGAGGACGGGGAGAAGGAGAAGAAGTACGCTGAAATGCTTCAGGCCAAGCAGGTGGACGGCATGATCCTGCTTCCTACGGGGAAGAATGCTTCCCTGTATAAAAAGCTTTCCCGGCACGGGCAACACATTCTGTTCATGGACCGGCGGGTGGAAAGCGTCAAGGCCGACACCATTGTCGTCAACAACCGAGAGTCGGTCTATGAAGCGGTGTCGCATCTGAAGGAGCGGGGACACCGGAGAATTGCGCTCGCTACGGCGCCGCTGACGATCAGCACCCGGCTTGAGCGGACGGAAGGCTTCCGGAAGGCGATGGACGATTTCGGACTAACGTACGGCAGCAGCAGCATTATTAATGCGGAAATCTCCGCCCTGCGGGGAAGATTCGGCAAGCTGTTTGACGGCCCGGAGCCGCCGACGGCGCTCATTGCGGGCAATGACCTGGTGCTGCTTGAGGCGCTGGCCTTTGTGAAGGAGCGGAATCTCCGGGTGCCGGAGGATCTGGCGCTGGTCGCCTTCGACAACATTCCTTTTGCCCACCTGCTTACGCCGACGCTTACCACCATCAATCAGCCTTCGCTCGAAATGGGAAGAAAGGCGGCTGAGCGGATCATCAGCCGCATCCGATCAGAGGAGGATCTACCGCCCGCAGAATACGTCTTCAAATGCGAACTGGCGGTGCGGCAGTCCTCGGAGATGAAGCGGGTCACGGATTAA
- a CDS encoding ABC transporter ATP-binding protein — translation MQLTLKNLRKDFDGKKVLQGIDFTFEKGKIYGLLGRNGAGKTTLFNCLSGELEADEGQVHLEGEKGLRPLRDEDVGYVFSLPILPEFLTGYEFLKFFTDINRDKVPQGLTVDDYLEMVKIDGEDRHRLIKGYSHGMKNKIQMLCFLITRPPLILLDEPLTSFDVIAALEMKKLLREMKQDHILVFSTHILQLAQDLCDELVLLRHGRIEAVPPELLRSPDFEEKIVTLLGDEPDVQNS, via the coding sequence ATGCAATTAACATTGAAGAACCTCAGGAAAGACTTTGACGGGAAAAAGGTGCTTCAAGGGATTGATTTTACCTTTGAGAAGGGCAAGATTTACGGTCTGCTCGGCCGGAACGGCGCGGGAAAAACAACTCTGTTCAACTGTCTGAGCGGAGAGCTCGAGGCGGACGAAGGACAGGTGCATTTGGAGGGGGAGAAAGGCTTAAGGCCGCTGCGGGACGAGGACGTAGGCTATGTTTTTTCCCTCCCGATCCTGCCTGAATTTCTGACGGGATATGAATTTCTGAAGTTTTTTACCGATATCAACCGGGACAAAGTTCCCCAAGGGCTGACCGTCGACGACTATCTGGAAATGGTTAAAATTGACGGCGAGGACCGCCACCGGCTGATCAAAGGCTATTCCCACGGCATGAAGAACAAAATTCAGATGCTCTGTTTCCTCATCACGCGTCCGCCGCTGATTTTGCTGGATGAACCGTTGACCTCTTTTGATGTCATCGCGGCGCTGGAAATGAAGAAGCTGCTGCGGGAAATGAAGCAGGATCATATTCTCGTCTTCTCCACCCACATTTTGCAGCTCGCCCAAGACCTGTGTGATGAATTGGTGCTGCTCCGGCATGGCCGAATCGAGGCGGTACCGCCCGAGCTTCTCCGCAGTCCGGATTTTGAAGAGAAGATTGTTACGCTGTTGGGAGATGAGCCTGATGTACAGAACTCTTAA
- a CDS encoding helix-turn-helix transcriptional regulator produces the protein MKNRLEEIRKQHGIKQEELAEALAVSRQTIGSLENGRYNPSIILAFKIARYFKLPIEEIFIYEEE, from the coding sequence TTGAAAAACCGTCTGGAGGAGATCCGAAAACAACACGGAATCAAGCAGGAGGAATTGGCCGAGGCTTTGGCGGTTTCCAGGCAGACGATAGGGTCGCTGGAGAACGGGCGCTACAATCCCTCGATTATTTTGGCGTTTAAGATCGCCCGCTATTTCAAGCTGCCGATTGAAGAGATTTTTATCTATGAGGAGGAATAG
- a CDS encoding sugar phosphate isomerase/epimerase family protein: MNAVFVPTSVFGSACERQYGLTELIRSGGAVGIEIRRELFAPGALPLAECREAILRSGLRCVYSVPMELWNPEGTLNEEKLSHILAEAAVLRPEMLKVSLGHYAAIPGFASEDELRGTEHERLGQLERLLQGYRETAGALTLLIENDQTSYGGGAENLKAFFQAVEHCGLSGVKMTFDTGNWLYSGEDPLKAAETFAPYVAYIHCKHVIRSDGMWVTLPLPQDEDALWRKLLGLLPGNVPRAIEFGLPGEGCLKGYIEMLREGCSGTIRTGTAEIAAEIGKGIA, translated from the coding sequence ATGAATGCGGTTTTTGTTCCAACTTCCGTATTTGGAAGCGCTTGCGAAAGGCAGTATGGACTGACGGAGCTTATACGCTCCGGGGGAGCGGTCGGCATTGAAATTCGGCGCGAGCTATTTGCGCCCGGGGCTCTTCCGCTGGCCGAGTGCCGGGAGGCGATCCTGCGCAGCGGCCTGCGCTGTGTATACTCCGTTCCGATGGAGCTGTGGAATCCGGAAGGGACACTTAATGAGGAGAAGCTGTCGCACATTCTTGCGGAAGCGGCGGTCTTAAGGCCTGAAATGCTGAAAGTGTCGCTCGGGCATTATGCGGCGATTCCTGGATTTGCATCGGAGGATGAGCTGAGAGGCACCGAACATGAACGGCTCGGCCAGCTTGAGCGGCTGCTTCAAGGGTACCGAGAGACAGCAGGAGCGCTGACGCTGCTGATCGAGAATGATCAGACTTCGTACGGAGGCGGAGCCGAGAATTTGAAAGCGTTTTTCCAGGCGGTGGAGCACTGCGGACTTAGCGGTGTAAAGATGACGTTCGATACGGGCAACTGGTTGTACAGCGGGGAAGACCCGCTGAAGGCAGCGGAAACCTTCGCCCCTTATGTGGCCTATATTCACTGCAAGCACGTCATCCGTTCGGACGGGATGTGGGTCACGCTGCCGCTGCCGCAGGATGAGGATGCACTCTGGCGGAAGCTGCTTGGGCTGCTGCCGGGCAATGTGCCCCGCGCAATCGAGTTCGGGCTTCCGGGGGAAGGATGCCTTAAAGGATATATCGAGATGCTGCGCGAAGGCTGTTCTGGAACGATAAGGACAGGAACCGCAGAAATCGCCGCAGAAATAGGAAAGGGGATTGCGTAA
- a CDS encoding sugar kinase, whose protein sequence is MSLKDVVTFGEAMVMFVAEQPGALKDIDKFCRRLAGAEVNTAVGFARLGLSAGWVSRLGADVFGEYIREYLDRENIDISGVTSDSRHPTGFQLKSKVLEGDPQVQYFRKNSAASTLSGTDVDVGYLTGFRHLHMTGIPPALTKNTREFAYGALEAMKAAGRSVSFDPNLRPALWSSREEMVSVINDLACRADWVLPGIQEGEILTGSRDPRAIAEFYLNKGVSLVAVKLGPEGAYFRTQTDEGTVQGFKVEEVVDTVGAGDGFAVGLVSGMLEGLTVPQAVQRGNAIGALAVQSEGDHDGYPTNLKLETYLQYQLTGVK, encoded by the coding sequence ATGAGCCTGAAGGATGTAGTTACTTTTGGAGAAGCGATGGTCATGTTCGTTGCCGAGCAACCAGGGGCCTTGAAGGATATTGACAAGTTCTGCCGGCGCCTGGCCGGAGCGGAAGTGAATACGGCGGTCGGCTTCGCCCGGCTGGGACTTTCGGCCGGATGGGTCAGCCGATTGGGCGCCGACGTATTCGGTGAGTATATCCGTGAGTATCTGGACAGAGAGAATATCGACATCTCCGGCGTAACGAGCGATTCCCGGCATCCAACTGGCTTTCAGCTCAAGTCGAAGGTGCTTGAAGGCGATCCGCAGGTGCAGTATTTCCGCAAAAATTCGGCGGCAAGCACGCTTTCGGGCACGGACGTGGACGTTGGTTATTTGACGGGCTTCCGCCATCTGCACATGACCGGCATCCCGCCGGCACTGACGAAAAATACCCGCGAGTTCGCTTATGGGGCGCTGGAAGCGATGAAGGCCGCGGGACGCAGCGTTTCCTTCGATCCGAATTTGCGGCCTGCGCTCTGGTCTTCCCGTGAAGAGATGGTGTCTGTCATCAACGATCTGGCCTGCCGCGCCGACTGGGTGCTGCCGGGAATCCAGGAGGGTGAGATTTTGACCGGTTCCAGGGACCCGCGCGCAATCGCCGAATTTTATCTGAACAAGGGCGTGTCGCTCGTTGCAGTCAAGCTGGGGCCGGAGGGCGCGTACTTCCGCACACAGACGGATGAAGGCACGGTACAGGGCTTCAAAGTGGAAGAGGTTGTGGACACGGTAGGCGCCGGAGACGGCTTTGCCGTCGGACTCGTAAGCGGCATGCTGGAAGGTCTTACCGTGCCGCAGGCGGTGCAGCGGGGGAACGCGATTGGCGCGCTGGCCGTACAGTCGGAGGGCGACCATGACGGCTATCCGACAAACCTTAAGCTTGAAACCTATCTCCAATATCAACTTACGGGAGTGAAATAA
- a CDS encoding MFS transporter gives MNNKKSSGFVAARWLRLMPIVFITYSLAYLDRANYSFGAAAGMAKDLQITASMSSLLGALFFLGYFFFQVPGAHYAENKSAKKLVFWSLILWGFLAAATGVVHNVHFLIVIRFCLGVVESAVMPAMLVFLSHWFTKKERSRANTFLILGNPVTVLWMSIVSGYLVSSVGWRWMFIIEGLPPVIWAFFWWKLVNDKPSDAKWLNDEDKKALDGALQEEQKGLKPVKNYGEAFKSPLVIKLCLQYFFWSIGVYGFVMWLPSIIKSAPDMNMVTTGWLSSVPYVLAVIGMLTASYFSDKTLNRKIFVWPFLMIGAIAFYASYLLGADHFWLSFILLVIAGGAMYTPYGPFFAIMPEILPRNVAGGAIALVNSMGALGSFAGSYIVGYLNGSTGGFGASYIFMAGSLLLSAILTMTVGKSRKASKQRPEPKLEVSTR, from the coding sequence ATGAATAACAAGAAAAGCAGCGGCTTCGTCGCCGCGCGCTGGCTGCGGTTGATGCCCATCGTATTCATTACGTACAGTCTGGCTTATCTCGACCGGGCGAACTACAGCTTTGGTGCGGCGGCCGGCATGGCGAAGGATTTGCAGATCACGGCTTCGATGTCTTCGCTGCTGGGCGCGCTCTTTTTCCTCGGCTACTTCTTCTTTCAAGTGCCTGGCGCGCATTACGCCGAGAACAAGAGCGCCAAGAAGCTCGTCTTCTGGTCCCTCATTCTATGGGGCTTTCTGGCGGCGGCCACCGGCGTAGTCCATAACGTCCATTTTTTGATCGTCATCCGGTTCTGCCTCGGCGTGGTCGAGAGCGCGGTTATGCCGGCGATGCTGGTCTTCCTAAGCCACTGGTTTACGAAAAAAGAGCGCTCCCGCGCCAACACGTTCCTGATCCTCGGCAATCCCGTAACCGTGCTGTGGATGTCCATTGTATCCGGCTATCTCGTATCCTCCGTCGGCTGGAGATGGATGTTCATTATTGAAGGACTGCCGCCGGTTATCTGGGCATTCTTCTGGTGGAAGCTCGTCAACGATAAGCCTTCCGATGCGAAATGGCTGAACGATGAAGACAAGAAGGCGCTTGATGGCGCTCTTCAGGAAGAGCAAAAAGGGCTCAAGCCTGTAAAAAACTACGGCGAAGCATTCAAGTCCCCGCTCGTCATCAAGCTCTGCCTGCAGTATTTCTTCTGGAGCATCGGCGTGTACGGATTCGTCATGTGGCTGCCTTCGATTATCAAGTCGGCTCCCGACATGAATATGGTAACAACCGGCTGGCTGTCGTCCGTTCCTTACGTGCTGGCGGTTATCGGCATGCTGACGGCTTCCTATTTCTCCGACAAGACGCTTAACCGGAAAATATTCGTCTGGCCTTTCCTGATGATCGGCGCCATCGCTTTCTACGCTTCGTATCTGCTGGGCGCGGATCACTTCTGGCTTTCGTTTATCCTGCTCGTGATCGCGGGCGGCGCCATGTACACTCCGTATGGGCCGTTCTTTGCCATCATGCCGGAAATTCTGCCCCGCAACGTGGCGGGCGGCGCGATCGCGCTCGTTAACAGCATGGGCGCGCTCGGTTCTTTTGCCGGCTCGTATATCGTCGGCTACCTGAACGGCTCCACCGGCGGCTTCGGCGCTTCCTACATCTTCATGGCCGGTTCGCTGCTGCTGTCGGCGATTCTGACGATGACGGTCGGCAAATCCCGCAAGGCGTCTAAGCAGCGGCCTGAGCCGAAGCTGGAGGTGTCCACGCGGTGA
- a CDS encoding orotidine 5'-phosphate decarboxylase / HUMPS family protein gives MKIQLALDRMSIEEAAAMVRRTEPYIDWIEVGTSLIKEFGMASVEALKREFPHKVIVADMKTFDNAKYEFELCFSAGADVATVMGAAPPVTVALCVETARRMEKQVMIDLLHTSPEQQRELAQHPGAIHCLHVSKDQQEGGGRRLEVAGGADAGHGSDPGAHGAAGGPSGCRAEAYGAAGGPSGDRAGVQGSAGVREGSGEGAYGGDPGAEGVAGLRIAAAGGITLESLPGLMALKPEVIIVGSAITKAPDPAQAAREFKERIREYSGKSQKGSSSN, from the coding sequence GTGAAGATCCAATTGGCGCTCGACCGGATGAGCATAGAGGAAGCGGCAGCTATGGTCCGGCGTACGGAGCCCTATATCGACTGGATCGAGGTGGGTACCTCGCTGATCAAGGAATTCGGCATGGCGTCCGTAGAAGCGCTGAAGCGTGAATTTCCGCATAAAGTCATTGTGGCGGACATGAAGACCTTCGACAACGCCAAGTACGAATTCGAGTTGTGCTTTAGCGCAGGGGCGGATGTCGCGACTGTCATGGGCGCGGCACCGCCGGTTACCGTGGCGCTGTGCGTGGAGACGGCGCGGCGGATGGAGAAGCAGGTCATGATCGACCTGCTTCATACTTCGCCGGAGCAGCAGCGGGAATTGGCGCAGCACCCCGGAGCGATCCACTGCCTGCATGTCAGCAAGGACCAGCAGGAAGGCGGCGGCCGCAGGCTGGAAGTGGCAGGCGGCGCGGACGCCGGGCATGGAAGCGATCCCGGGGCGCATGGCGCTGCGGGAGGCCCAAGCGGCTGCCGGGCCGAAGCGTATGGCGCTGCCGGAGGCCCAAGCGGCGACCGAGCCGGAGTGCAAGGGTCTGCCGGGGTTCGGGAGGGCAGCGGTGAAGGCGCATACGGCGGCGATCCGGGCGCCGAAGGTGTGGCAGGCCTTAGGATTGCCGCTGCCGGAGGCATTACGCTGGAGTCGCTGCCGGGTCTGATGGCGCTGAAGCCGGAGGTCATTATCGTCGGCTCGGCGATTACGAAGGCGCCCGATCCGGCGCAGGCGGCCCGCGAGTTCAAGGAGCGTATTCGGGAATATAGCGGAAAGAGCCAGAAGGGCAGCAGTTCGAACTGA
- the hxlB gene encoding 6-phospho-3-hexuloisomerase, translated as MSKLKEILSEASEVLERVDEADVTETAVLLAGGQRIFVVGEGRSGLVAKSFAMRMMHLGATVYVIGETITPSISPGDILVAVSGSGTTHGVVWTAQKARELGAFMIALTTDGDSPLGKCASRLLMIPAATKQRREGERRSVQPLGSLFDQCVHLVLDSVCLSYAELRGVDHLAAYKLHSNVE; from the coding sequence ATGAGCAAGCTGAAGGAAATTCTCTCGGAAGCTAGTGAAGTGCTGGAACGTGTGGATGAAGCGGATGTGACGGAAACGGCTGTGCTGCTGGCAGGAGGGCAGCGGATCTTTGTTGTGGGCGAGGGCAGGTCGGGCCTTGTGGCGAAATCATTCGCCATGCGGATGATGCATTTGGGCGCGACCGTGTATGTCATCGGCGAGACGATTACTCCGTCCATCTCCCCAGGCGACATCCTGGTGGCCGTATCCGGATCGGGAACGACGCACGGCGTCGTCTGGACGGCGCAGAAGGCCCGCGAACTGGGCGCGTTCATGATCGCCCTGACGACGGACGGCGATTCACCGCTTGGCAAATGCGCCTCCCGGCTCTTAATGATCCCGGCGGCGACCAAGCAGCGCCGCGAGGGTGAACGCCGAAGCGTCCAGCCGCTCGGCTCCCTGTTCGACCAGTGCGTCCATCTCGTGCTGGACAGCGTCTGCCTGAGCTATGCAGAGCTGCGGGGCGTCGATCATTTGGCGGCATACAAGCTGCACAGCAATGTTGAATAG